From Planctomycetota bacterium, a single genomic window includes:
- a CDS encoding tetratricopeptide repeat protein, which translates to MRDGRRTTTTSGTRYLAAGAVVVALGLGGAALVLWGDAAPRRADGDTTGAGEGAAPPALAPGALDEVLTSARGLIDRGEFQKALTVLESALAQQPGEQALHVMHAESLLGLRRLEDAYGAYERALASGTRTGDLEFAAGTTASMIGRLDRAEEHYQAAQAQMKGDHRPSLFLAQVQLKLRKVDEAKASLLIAGRLEPNSAVVWGTLAQVALDENKATLAQQHAARARELEPRVTLWRLLEARALRRQGKAEDALLILTALEPAEQRQGPVLSLIGECFGLLGRPAEAAARYAAAADALPTDGPLALETALWFERAGNAERALHYARHARMLAVQEAAPVVERLSKDE; encoded by the coding sequence ATGCGCGACGGGCGACGAACGACGACGACGAGCGGAACCCGCTACCTGGCGGCGGGCGCGGTGGTCGTCGCGCTGGGGCTCGGCGGCGCGGCGCTCGTGCTTTGGGGTGACGCGGCGCCCCGGCGTGCGGACGGGGATACCACGGGCGCGGGCGAGGGTGCGGCGCCCCCAGCGCTCGCGCCGGGGGCGCTCGACGAGGTGCTGACGTCGGCGCGCGGGCTGATCGACCGGGGCGAGTTCCAGAAGGCGCTGACGGTGCTCGAGTCGGCGCTCGCGCAGCAGCCGGGCGAGCAGGCGCTGCACGTCATGCACGCCGAATCGCTGCTGGGCCTGCGCCGGCTGGAGGACGCGTACGGGGCGTACGAGCGGGCGCTGGCCAGCGGCACGCGCACGGGCGACCTGGAGTTCGCGGCGGGCACGACGGCGAGCATGATCGGGCGGCTGGATCGGGCCGAGGAGCATTACCAGGCCGCCCAGGCGCAGATGAAGGGCGACCACCGCCCGTCGCTGTTCCTGGCGCAGGTGCAGCTCAAGCTGCGCAAGGTGGACGAGGCGAAGGCGAGCCTGCTGATCGCGGGGCGGCTGGAGCCGAACTCCGCGGTGGTGTGGGGCACGCTGGCGCAGGTGGCGCTCGACGAGAACAAGGCGACGCTGGCGCAGCAGCACGCGGCGAGGGCGCGCGAGCTCGAGCCCCGCGTCACGCTGTGGAGGCTGCTCGAAGCCCGCGCGCTGCGCCGCCAAGGCAAGGCGGAGGACGCGTTGCTGATCTTGACCGCGCTGGAGCCGGCGGAACAGCGTCAGGGGCCCGTGCTGTCGCTCATCGGCGAGTGCTTCGGGCTGCTGGGGCGCCCGGCCGAGGCGGCGGCCCGGTACGCGGCCGCGGCGGATGCGCTGCCGACCGACGGCCCGCTCGCGCTCGAGACGGCGCTGTGGTTCGAGCGCGCGGGCAACGCCGAGCGGGCGCTGCACTACGCGCGGCACGCGCGGATGCTGGCGGTGCAGGAAGCCGCCCCGGTGGTGGAGCGGCTGTCGAAGGACGAGTGA
- a CDS encoding DUF3467 domain-containing protein, with amino-acid sequence MAEQPQQQQVQLRIDESKMNTTYANTIRTSTTNDEVVLDFGINLPMPGPDNQPMLMFSVGSRVVMNWSGAKRLAISLGQVVRQYEERNGEINLNQGQNRPGAPRLSN; translated from the coding sequence ATGGCCGAGCAACCGCAGCAGCAGCAGGTTCAACTTCGCATCGATGAGTCGAAGATGAACACGACGTACGCGAACACGATCCGCACGTCGACGACGAACGACGAGGTGGTGCTGGATTTCGGCATCAACCTGCCGATGCCGGGCCCGGACAACCAGCCGATGCTGATGTTCAGCGTGGGGTCGCGCGTGGTGATGAACTGGTCGGGCGCGAAGCGCCTGGCGATCTCGCTGGGCCAGGTCGTGCGCCAGTACGAGGAGCGCAACGGCGAGATCAACTTGAACCAGGGTCAGAACCGCCCCGGCGCGCCGCGCCTGTCGAACTGA
- a CDS encoding CHAD domain-containing protein, with protein MIRPATEGGGKRTRRSARRLASGVLSNLARAIREVRANDDLVQGDEKSAQRVHALRVSARRAGVVLRALAPHDEPRAWRRARRMARRLRRAAGAVRECDVHRALFDELLERERGAASPETTRGAREHLCSEWDAAAKGLREAVAACGGGAFARAARRVVKSLDAPVERSGAAQRAWARTRALAERCVAASRADLSGPEAVHELRLAVKRVRYALELLGPAMPGAAGTGALLEQLEAAQRVFGEANDVSTLVDRLDRDMAGGAEAEGTSHLRALRDRFARVRDRRFERALAWWRSSGVERALGSLAPEPPVVETPGPLVLAAGAPREVGPRGATVVSGSTAMATKEGPLNGRGSHSRAGRAVRAGSVPGGTPEESTAGAPRPGGGGESQRSLFLSGRRLGVIDIGSNSIRLLCVELSDERTWKVLGEERAMTRLAQGLARGGGLSPDAMARSVEAIGRFKGLAEGLGCAVVRAFATAAVREADNRDDFVSLVRDRTGLALEMVSALDEGKLTFRSVARVLDLSRGTSAVVDIGGGSLEVVLARDEVITANQSMPLGAVRLTEAFGGADACAGREYKDMRRFIARQIARRVPEPATPPSVLVGCGGTFTTLLTLGAASRGVMLDRASPALASLGPVSLVQLRGMIESLREVNLEERLRVPGLPSDRADIVIAGFTVIERLMTHLGVSQVHVHPGGFREGLMLRMIDDDLVEFERAALNASDDDHMAWVRAFAQRCGYERAHSEQVARLALRLYDQFREESDLIRGLGGERHERLLLEAAAVLHDVGIMVEYPRHHKHSRTIIRHADLRGFTPREIELIALVARYHRRATPQPKHDGFKGLSEPDRALVRRLAGILRVADGLDRAHAQQAADVRVRFGKGEVTLEVESQGDARTDIEAADAKADLLRDVLGVGLSIVAVGNAPATPE; from the coding sequence ATGATCCGACCGGCAACGGAAGGCGGCGGAAAGCGGACGCGCCGTTCGGCGCGACGGCTGGCGTCCGGCGTGCTGTCGAACCTCGCCCGCGCGATCCGCGAGGTGCGCGCGAACGACGATCTGGTGCAGGGGGACGAGAAGAGCGCCCAGCGTGTGCATGCCCTGCGGGTGTCGGCGCGGCGGGCGGGGGTGGTGCTCCGGGCGCTCGCGCCGCACGATGAGCCGCGGGCGTGGCGCCGGGCGCGCCGGATGGCCCGACGACTCCGGCGTGCGGCCGGTGCGGTGCGCGAGTGCGACGTGCATCGCGCGCTGTTCGATGAACTGCTGGAGCGCGAGCGTGGGGCGGCGTCGCCCGAGACCACGCGCGGGGCGCGGGAGCACCTGTGCTCGGAGTGGGACGCGGCGGCGAAGGGGCTCCGCGAGGCGGTGGCGGCGTGCGGGGGCGGTGCCTTCGCGCGGGCGGCGCGCCGGGTGGTGAAGTCGTTGGATGCACCCGTCGAGCGATCGGGCGCGGCACAGCGGGCGTGGGCGCGGACGCGGGCGCTGGCCGAGCGGTGCGTGGCGGCGTCGCGTGCGGACCTGTCGGGGCCCGAGGCGGTGCACGAACTGCGGCTGGCGGTGAAGCGGGTGCGGTATGCGCTGGAGCTGCTGGGTCCGGCGATGCCCGGGGCCGCGGGCACCGGTGCGCTGCTCGAGCAATTGGAGGCGGCGCAGCGCGTGTTCGGCGAGGCGAACGACGTGTCGACGCTGGTCGATCGGCTGGACCGGGACATGGCGGGCGGCGCGGAGGCGGAGGGGACATCGCACCTGCGGGCGCTGCGCGACCGCTTCGCGCGGGTGCGGGATCGACGGTTCGAGCGGGCGCTGGCGTGGTGGAGGTCGTCGGGCGTGGAGCGGGCGCTGGGGTCGCTCGCGCCGGAGCCCCCGGTGGTCGAGACGCCCGGGCCGCTGGTGCTGGCGGCCGGCGCGCCGCGCGAGGTGGGCCCACGCGGAGCGACGGTGGTGTCGGGGAGCACGGCGATGGCGACGAAGGAAGGGCCGCTGAACGGGCGGGGCTCGCACTCGCGGGCGGGGCGCGCCGTTCGCGCGGGGAGCGTGCCCGGCGGAACGCCCGAGGAGAGCACCGCGGGGGCGCCGCGGCCGGGGGGCGGCGGAGAAAGCCAGCGGAGCCTGTTCCTGTCGGGGCGTCGGCTGGGCGTGATCGACATCGGGAGCAACAGCATCCGCCTGCTGTGCGTGGAGCTGTCGGACGAGCGGACGTGGAAGGTGCTGGGCGAAGAGCGGGCGATGACGCGCCTGGCGCAGGGGCTGGCGCGGGGCGGGGGGCTTTCCCCCGACGCGATGGCGCGATCGGTGGAGGCGATCGGGCGGTTCAAGGGGCTGGCGGAAGGGCTCGGGTGCGCGGTGGTGCGGGCGTTCGCGACGGCGGCGGTGCGCGAGGCGGACAACCGGGATGACTTCGTGTCGCTGGTGCGCGACCGGACGGGGCTGGCGCTGGAGATGGTGTCGGCGCTGGACGAGGGGAAGCTGACGTTCCGGAGCGTGGCGCGAGTGCTGGACCTGTCGCGGGGCACGTCGGCGGTGGTGGACATCGGCGGCGGCAGCCTGGAGGTGGTGCTCGCGCGGGACGAGGTGATCACGGCGAACCAGAGCATGCCGCTGGGCGCGGTGCGGCTGACGGAGGCGTTCGGCGGGGCGGACGCGTGCGCGGGGCGGGAGTACAAGGACATGCGTCGGTTCATCGCGCGGCAGATCGCGCGGCGCGTGCCCGAGCCGGCGACGCCCCCGAGCGTTCTGGTGGGGTGCGGCGGCACGTTCACGACACTGCTGACGCTGGGGGCGGCGTCGCGCGGGGTGATGCTGGACCGCGCGAGCCCGGCGCTGGCGTCGCTGGGGCCGGTGAGCCTGGTTCAACTGCGCGGGATGATCGAGTCGCTGCGCGAGGTGAACCTGGAAGAGCGGCTGCGCGTGCCGGGGCTGCCGTCGGACCGGGCGGACATCGTGATCGCGGGGTTCACGGTGATCGAGCGGCTGATGACGCACCTGGGGGTGTCGCAGGTGCACGTGCACCCGGGCGGGTTCCGCGAGGGGCTGATGCTGCGGATGATCGACGATGACCTCGTCGAGTTCGAGCGTGCGGCGCTGAACGCGTCGGACGACGACCACATGGCGTGGGTGCGGGCGTTCGCGCAGCGCTGCGGGTACGAGCGGGCGCACAGCGAGCAGGTGGCGCGCCTGGCGCTGCGCCTGTACGACCAGTTCCGCGAGGAGAGCGACCTGATCCGCGGGCTGGGGGGCGAACGGCACGAGCGCCTGCTGCTCGAGGCGGCGGCGGTGCTGCACGACGTGGGGATCATGGTCGAGTACCCGCGGCATCACAAGCACTCGCGGACGATCATCCGCCACGCCGACCTGCGCGGGTTCACGCCCCGGGAGATCGAGCTGATCGCGCTGGTCGCGCGGTACCACAGGCGGGCGACGCCCCAGCCAAAGCACGACGGGTTCAAGGGGCTGTCAGAGCCGGACCGGGCTTTGGTGCGCCGGCTGGCGGGGATCTTGCGCGTGGCGGACGGACTGGACCGCGCGCACGCGCAGCAGGCGGCCGACGTGCGGGTGCGATTCGGCAAGGGCGAGGTCACGCTGGAGGTCGAAAGCCAGGGCGACGCGCGGACCGACATCGAGGCGGCGGACGCCAAGGCCGACCTGCTGCGCGATGTGCTGGGCGTCGGGCTGTCGATCGTGGCGGTGGGCAATGCGCCGGCGACGCCGGAATAG
- the argC gene encoding N-acetyl-gamma-glutamyl-phosphate reductase: MTIRAVIVGAGGYSGAELVSILLGHPHAEIVGLFASAKREGEGARALSETFGRFRGRLDLPVRATTVEDIAACRPDAVFLATPHEASVDLAPRLLDSGATKVVLDLSAGFRLADASLYPTYYGFEHAHAAWLGRTVYGLVELTRPRLAGASLVAVPGCYPTSAILPLAPLVRAGAIATRADGRVARPVIDATSGVSGAGRGLALRSLFCEVHQQAYGVLTHRHQPEIDAYAGVPTVFTPHLGAYERGILATIHVELAPGWTGARVRECLDAAYGREAFVRLCPAGVWPSVADVRGTNFCDIAVAVDEGWGHAVLCSALDNLVKGASGQAVQCMNARFGLPETDGLLPGGRTPGGGGAS; encoded by the coding sequence GTGACGATCCGGGCGGTCATCGTGGGTGCGGGCGGGTACAGCGGCGCGGAGCTGGTCTCCATCCTGCTGGGGCACCCGCACGCGGAAATCGTGGGGCTGTTCGCCTCGGCGAAGCGCGAGGGCGAGGGCGCGCGGGCGCTGTCGGAGACGTTCGGCCGGTTCCGCGGGCGGCTGGATCTGCCCGTGCGTGCGACGACGGTGGAAGACATCGCGGCGTGCCGCCCGGACGCGGTGTTCCTTGCGACGCCCCACGAGGCGAGCGTGGACCTGGCGCCGCGCCTGCTTGACAGCGGCGCGACGAAGGTCGTGCTGGACCTGTCGGCGGGGTTCCGGCTGGCGGACGCCTCGCTGTATCCGACGTACTACGGGTTCGAGCACGCGCACGCGGCGTGGCTGGGGCGGACGGTGTACGGGCTGGTGGAACTGACGCGCCCGCGGCTGGCGGGGGCGAGCCTCGTCGCGGTGCCGGGGTGCTACCCGACGTCGGCGATCCTGCCGCTGGCGCCGCTGGTGCGCGCGGGGGCGATCGCGACGCGCGCGGACGGGCGCGTGGCACGCCCGGTGATCGACGCGACGAGCGGGGTGAGCGGGGCGGGGCGCGGGCTGGCGCTGCGTTCGCTGTTCTGCGAGGTGCACCAGCAGGCGTACGGCGTGCTGACGCACCGGCACCAGCCGGAGATCGACGCGTACGCGGGCGTGCCGACGGTGTTCACGCCGCACCTGGGGGCGTACGAGCGGGGCATCCTCGCGACGATCCACGTGGAGTTGGCGCCGGGCTGGACGGGGGCGCGCGTGCGCGAGTGTCTTGACGCGGCGTACGGGCGCGAGGCGTTCGTGCGCCTGTGCCCGGCGGGGGTGTGGCCGAGCGTGGCGGACGTGCGCGGGACGAACTTCTGCGACATCGCGGTGGCGGTGGACGAGGGCTGGGGGCACGCGGTGCTGTGCAGCGCGCTGGACAATCTCGTGAAGGGAGCGTCGGGGCAGGCGGTGCAGTGCATGAACGCGCGGTTCGGGCTCCCGGAGACGGACGGCCTTTTGCCGGGCGGGCGCACGCCGGGCGGCGGGGGCGCGTCGTGA
- the argB gene encoding acetylglutamate kinase, translated as MSGRVVVIKVGGTTLEDRRSGPGLWRAIAALHAGRAPDGGVVLVHGGGKAVDRHLDRLGFTTERREGIRITPPEQVEEIAAVLAGRINKSLVGALARAGARGVGLCLGDGGAVPTRAARRYTFDPGRVGEVVDGRAETGNLLRHLLAGGFLPVLCSIGLDEAGEYLNVNADDAAAGVAAMLGAEALVLCTDVPGILDERGQVVPEVDGAGIDALIAGGVVTGGMVPKVRAARDAARRVGAPVVILSGNDPGALEAWASGGRVGTRVLAS; from the coding sequence GTGAGCGGACGGGTCGTCGTCATCAAGGTGGGCGGCACGACGCTGGAGGACCGGCGCTCGGGGCCCGGGCTGTGGCGGGCGATCGCCGCGCTGCACGCGGGGCGCGCGCCCGACGGGGGCGTCGTGCTCGTGCACGGCGGGGGCAAGGCCGTCGATCGGCACCTGGACCGCCTGGGGTTCACGACCGAACGGCGCGAGGGGATCCGGATCACGCCGCCGGAGCAGGTGGAGGAGATCGCGGCGGTGCTGGCGGGGCGGATCAACAAGTCGCTGGTCGGGGCGCTGGCGCGCGCGGGGGCGCGGGGCGTGGGGCTGTGCCTGGGCGACGGCGGTGCGGTGCCGACGCGCGCGGCGCGCCGGTACACGTTCGACCCGGGGCGCGTGGGCGAGGTGGTGGACGGTCGGGCGGAGACGGGCAACCTGCTGCGGCACCTGCTCGCCGGGGGCTTTTTGCCGGTGCTGTGCTCGATCGGGCTGGACGAGGCGGGCGAGTACCTGAACGTGAACGCGGACGACGCGGCGGCGGGCGTGGCGGCGATGCTGGGGGCCGAGGCGCTCGTCTTGTGCACCGACGTGCCGGGCATCCTGGACGAGCGCGGGCAGGTGGTGCCGGAGGTAGACGGCGCGGGCATCGACGCGCTGATCGCGGGCGGCGTGGTGACGGGGGGCATGGTGCCCAAGGTGCGGGCCGCCCGGGATGCTGCACGGCGGGTCGGCGCGCCCGTGGTGATTCTGTCGGGGAACGACCCGGGCGCGCTGGAAGCGTGGGCGTCGGGCGGGCGGGTCGGCACGCGGGTGCTGGCCTCGTAA
- the argF gene encoding ornithine carbamoyltransferase: protein MTMHPPAPATTSAPISTAADLRGRDVLTLANFRAEAVRGIFERAAAMKRDPGPFRRSLDGIAVAMLFEKPSLRTKMSFEVGIAMLGGHPVFMDHASQRLGARESVRDYGKNLERWVKCIVARVYAQTALEEMAEAASCPVINALSDRYHPCQALADLFTLWERAGHDAGRLRETRVAYLGDGNNVCASLMHAACLLGVPMTVITPPGYAPAPDVVRECEAFAAREGSTLRVTTDPAAVQGHDAVYTDVWVSMGQAGGVDEVTRRRKIFSKYQVNAEAMALASRGRPSPAVFMHCLPAQRGLEVTDEVIDAPTSVVYDQAENRMWAQNALLTLMFAPR, encoded by the coding sequence ATGACGATGCACCCGCCCGCGCCCGCGACGACCTCGGCGCCCATCTCCACAGCGGCGGACCTGCGCGGGCGCGATGTGCTGACGCTCGCGAACTTCCGCGCGGAGGCGGTGCGGGGGATCTTCGAGCGGGCGGCGGCGATGAAGCGCGACCCGGGGCCGTTCCGCCGGTCGCTCGACGGGATCGCGGTGGCGATGCTGTTCGAGAAGCCCTCGCTGCGGACGAAGATGTCGTTCGAGGTGGGGATCGCGATGCTGGGCGGGCACCCGGTGTTCATGGACCACGCGTCGCAGCGGCTGGGGGCGCGCGAGTCGGTGCGGGACTACGGGAAGAACCTTGAGCGCTGGGTGAAGTGCATCGTGGCGCGGGTGTACGCGCAGACGGCCCTGGAGGAGATGGCCGAGGCGGCCTCGTGCCCGGTCATCAACGCGCTCTCCGATCGGTACCACCCGTGCCAGGCGCTGGCGGACCTGTTCACGCTCTGGGAGCGCGCGGGGCACGACGCGGGGCGGCTGCGCGAGACGCGCGTGGCCTATCTGGGCGACGGGAACAACGTGTGCGCGTCGCTCATGCACGCGGCGTGCCTGCTGGGCGTGCCGATGACGGTGATCACGCCCCCGGGGTACGCCCCCGCGCCCGACGTCGTGCGCGAGTGCGAGGCCTTCGCGGCGCGGGAAGGCTCGACGCTTCGCGTCACGACCGACCCCGCGGCGGTGCAGGGGCACGACGCGGTGTACACCGACGTGTGGGTGTCGATGGGCCAGGCGGGGGGCGTGGACGAGGTGACGCGCCGGCGGAAGATCTTCTCGAAGTATCAGGTGAACGCGGAGGCGATGGCGCTGGCGTCGCGCGGACGCCCCTCACCGGCGGTGTTCATGCACTGCCTGCCGGCGCAGCGCGGGCTCGAGGTGACGGACGAGGTGATCGACGCGCCGACGTCGGTGGTGTACGACCAGGCGGAGAACCGGATGTGGGCGCAGAACGCGTTGCTGACGCTCATGTTCGCGCCGAGATGA
- a CDS encoding argininosuccinate synthase, translated as MTTRIALAYSGGLDTSCIVPWLRENIPGAEVVCVVGDVGQGEEELAGVEEKARKSGAAECHVVDLKKEFVDEFVMPTMIAGAIYEGRYLLGTAIARPVLARGQVHVAKRTGCTALAHGCTGKGNDQVRFESAYAALAPEMQVIAPWRHDAWKLSGRLAMLEYLKERNIPTTASATKIYSRDRNLWHISHEGGAIEDPWNAPPEDAWMLTVDPKRAPEAPAEVTLTFEAGRPVALNGTRLEAWRIIGELNTLAGAHGVGRVDLVENRRVGMKSRGLYETPGGTVIVEGLRALEELVLDRETLHYREHLGLTFAELVYDGRWFTPLREALWACASSMAQRVDGEVVVRLSKGVATAVRRRSPHSLYAEKMVSFEGEEVYSQKDAGGFIRLLSLPERIRALHDARAKV; from the coding sequence ATGACCACTCGCATCGCACTCGCGTACTCCGGCGGCCTCGACACCTCCTGCATCGTGCCCTGGCTGCGGGAGAACATCCCCGGCGCCGAGGTCGTCTGCGTCGTGGGCGACGTGGGCCAGGGCGAGGAGGAGCTCGCGGGCGTCGAGGAGAAGGCCAGGAAGTCGGGCGCGGCGGAGTGCCATGTCGTCGATCTCAAGAAGGAGTTCGTCGACGAGTTCGTCATGCCCACGATGATCGCGGGGGCGATCTACGAGGGGCGGTACCTGCTGGGCACGGCGATCGCCCGCCCGGTGCTGGCGCGCGGGCAGGTGCACGTGGCGAAGCGCACGGGGTGCACCGCCCTGGCGCACGGGTGCACGGGCAAGGGCAACGACCAGGTGCGCTTCGAGAGCGCGTACGCGGCGCTCGCGCCCGAGATGCAGGTCATCGCGCCGTGGCGGCACGACGCGTGGAAGCTCTCGGGGCGCCTGGCGATGCTGGAGTACCTGAAAGAGCGGAACATCCCCACCACCGCGAGCGCGACGAAGATCTACTCGCGCGATCGGAACCTGTGGCACATCAGCCACGAGGGCGGCGCGATCGAAGACCCGTGGAACGCGCCGCCCGAGGACGCGTGGATGCTGACGGTCGATCCGAAGCGGGCGCCGGAAGCGCCCGCGGAGGTGACACTGACGTTCGAGGCCGGGCGGCCGGTGGCGCTCAACGGCACGCGGCTGGAGGCATGGCGGATCATCGGCGAGCTGAACACGCTGGCGGGCGCGCACGGCGTGGGGCGGGTGGACCTGGTGGAGAACCGGCGCGTGGGGATGAAGAGCCGCGGGCTGTACGAGACGCCCGGCGGGACGGTGATCGTGGAAGGTCTGCGGGCGCTGGAGGAGCTGGTGCTGGACCGCGAGACGCTGCACTACCGCGAGCACCTGGGGCTGACGTTCGCGGAGCTGGTGTACGACGGGCGGTGGTTCACGCCGCTGCGCGAGGCGCTGTGGGCGTGCGCGTCGTCGATGGCGCAGCGCGTGGACGGGGAGGTGGTGGTGCGTCTGTCGAAGGGCGTGGCGACGGCGGTCCGCCGGCGCAGCCCGCACTCGCTGTACGCGGAGAAGATGGTGAGTTTCGAGGGCGAAGAGGTGTACAGCCAGAAGGACGCGGGCGGGTTTATCCGGCTGCTGAGCCTGCCGGAGCGGATCCGCGCGCTGCACGACGCCCGCGCGAAGGTCTGA
- a CDS encoding HD domain-containing protein: protein MITPATPIFAALGGAVTARRLYGADHRVARERFEAAREALGTWLAAERSLTLHVVESCLLGPGGVVECDPSLGQAVIRLVRDRGASSVRLEHGLDGADFEWLVRTLSDPDDVCPAPACVRLGHAHRLQAAPTGSAVAPDLVAELKAAVRDDAPADPGLAGAEAQGLERVAAGICMAVADSHGTMLELAALKGHDEYTFVHTVNVALLAGALAEACGLSPRLVHDVTQAALTHDVGKRVIRHQILGKRTALTTDERELMQQHPVEGARVLLGQAGVPDVSPIVAYEHHMHLDGTGYPTPARGRRPHLVSQIVQQADVFDALRTHRPYRSAMTADGACAVLLQGAGTKYDRALVDVFIDRVIAREARRTDAPAA, encoded by the coding sequence ATGATCACCCCGGCGACGCCGATCTTCGCGGCGCTCGGGGGCGCGGTGACGGCCCGGCGCCTCTACGGCGCGGACCATCGCGTGGCGCGCGAACGCTTCGAGGCGGCGCGCGAGGCGCTGGGGACGTGGCTGGCGGCGGAGCGGAGCCTGACGCTCCACGTCGTCGAGTCGTGCCTGCTCGGGCCCGGGGGCGTGGTCGAGTGCGACCCGTCGCTCGGGCAGGCGGTCATCCGCCTCGTGCGCGATCGCGGCGCGTCGTCGGTGCGGCTTGAGCACGGGCTGGACGGGGCCGATTTCGAATGGCTGGTGCGCACGCTGTCCGACCCGGACGATGTCTGCCCGGCGCCGGCGTGCGTGCGGCTCGGGCATGCGCACCGGCTGCAGGCCGCCCCGACGGGGAGCGCGGTCGCGCCAGACCTCGTCGCCGAGCTCAAGGCCGCCGTGCGCGATGATGCCCCCGCCGACCCCGGGCTGGCGGGCGCGGAGGCGCAGGGGCTCGAACGCGTGGCGGCGGGCATCTGCATGGCGGTGGCGGACTCGCACGGCACGATGCTGGAACTGGCGGCCCTCAAGGGGCACGACGAGTACACCTTCGTGCACACCGTGAACGTCGCGCTGCTGGCGGGGGCGCTGGCCGAGGCGTGCGGGCTCTCGCCCCGGCTTGTGCACGACGTGACGCAGGCGGCCCTGACGCACGACGTGGGCAAGCGGGTGATCCGCCACCAGATTCTCGGCAAGCGGACGGCCCTCACGACCGACGAGCGCGAACTGATGCAGCAGCACCCGGTGGAGGGCGCCCGCGTGCTGCTCGGGCAGGCGGGCGTTCCCGACGTCTCGCCGATCGTCGCGTACGAGCACCACATGCACCTGGACGGCACGGGATATCCCACGCCCGCGCGCGGGCGCCGGCCGCACCTGGTGTCGCAGATCGTGCAGCAGGCGGACGTGTTCGACGCGCTGCGCACGCACCGACCCTACCGCAGCGCGATGACCGCCGACGGCGCGTGCGCGGTGCTTCTCCAGGGGGCGGGCACCAAGTACGACCGCGCCCTCGTGGACGTCTTCATCGACCGCGTGATCGCGCGAGAGGCGCGGCGCACGGACGCTCCCGCGGCGTGA
- a CDS encoding aminotransferase class III-fold pyridoxal phosphate-dependent enzyme yields MLTDHDVTTPTGARALRAFPAGSNGEFNLPPDLVRVIERGRGCRLWDADGREMLDFSMGWGSVLPGHAREEVVSAVRERAPLGTNFSYVNTESLALAESLLEIQPAGDERRVRFCASGTEGTMHALRLARAFTGRRLALKFEGAYHGSNDEGVTSLFPSGTTAFPSPEPSSAGVNFRDTIVAPYNDLDATRATIAAHASELACVIVEPLHRCLAPRAGFLAGLREACDRHGVLLVFDEVVTGFRLAFGGAQAYYGVPADMVAYGKALGGGMPIGAFVGRAEIMDLAREDRAGEAEYVWTASTLGGNPVSTAAANAALAVYRRADTYPRLHALGEAFREGLRRALRDTGHAGQVIGDGPLGQIVFSSAPVFDYRSTIAGDRAKSRAMMLGLFRAGVFVNPMGTKLYLSLAHDAPGGDGDAVPEFLRRLTGVLKAL; encoded by the coding sequence ATGTTGACCGACCACGACGTGACCACGCCCACCGGCGCGCGGGCGCTGCGTGCCTTCCCGGCGGGGTCGAACGGCGAGTTCAACCTGCCGCCGGATCTCGTGCGGGTGATCGAGCGGGGGCGCGGGTGTCGGCTGTGGGACGCGGACGGGCGTGAGATGCTCGATTTTTCCATGGGCTGGGGGTCGGTGCTGCCGGGGCATGCGCGGGAAGAAGTGGTGAGCGCGGTGCGGGAGCGGGCGCCGCTGGGGACGAACTTCTCGTACGTCAACACCGAGTCGCTGGCGCTGGCAGAGTCGCTGCTGGAGATCCAGCCGGCGGGCGATGAACGGCGCGTGCGGTTCTGCGCCAGCGGCACGGAGGGCACGATGCACGCCCTGCGCCTGGCGCGGGCGTTCACAGGCAGGCGGCTCGCGCTCAAGTTCGAAGGGGCGTACCACGGCTCGAACGACGAGGGCGTGACGAGCCTGTTCCCCTCGGGCACGACGGCGTTCCCGTCGCCCGAGCCGTCGAGCGCGGGCGTGAACTTCCGCGACACGATCGTCGCGCCGTACAACGACCTCGACGCGACGCGCGCGACGATCGCGGCGCACGCGTCGGAACTGGCGTGCGTGATCGTCGAGCCCCTGCACCGTTGCCTCGCGCCGCGGGCGGGTTTTCTGGCGGGGCTGCGCGAGGCGTGCGATCGGCACGGCGTGCTGCTGGTCTTCGACGAGGTCGTGACCGGCTTCCGCCTGGCGTTCGGCGGGGCGCAGGCGTACTACGGCGTGCCGGCGGACATGGTGGCGTACGGCAAGGCGCTGGGCGGGGGCATGCCGATCGGCGCGTTCGTCGGGCGGGCGGAGATCATGGACCTGGCGCGCGAGGACCGGGCGGGCGAGGCCGAGTACGTGTGGACGGCGTCGACGCTGGGCGGGAACCCGGTGTCGACGGCGGCGGCCAACGCCGCGCTGGCGGTCTACCGGCGGGCCGACACGTACCCGCGCCTGCACGCGCTGGGCGAGGCGTTCCGCGAGGGGCTGCGGCGCGCGCTGCGCGACACGGGGCACGCGGGGCAGGTCATCGGCGACGGCCCGCTGGGGCAGATCGTGTTCTCGAGCGCGCCGGTGTTCGACTATCGCAGCACGATCGCGGGCGACCGGGCCAAGTCGCGCGCCATGATGCTGGGCCTGTTCCGCGCGGGCGTGTTCGTGAACCCGATGGGCACGAAGCTGTACCTCTCGCTGGCGCACGACGCGCCGGGGGGCGATGGCGACGCGGTGCCGGAGTTTCTCCGGCGCCTGACCGGCGTGCTGAAGGCGCTCTAG